A region from the Bradyrhizobium erythrophlei genome encodes:
- a CDS encoding Bax inhibitor-1/YccA family protein: MSDLDRNYSSPFGRAAGRVDAATVDAGLRAYMLRIYNYMSIGLAITGLAALGIYMAAVTNDPSATAYHFRDISLTSFGYAMYFSPLKWLFMLAPLAMVFVISAGINRLQPAAAQMLFWVFSALMGISLSSIFLVYTHTSIVRVFFITAATFGALSLYGYTTRRDMSGMGSFLFMGLIGIVIASLVNLFLASSMLQFLVSVIGVLVFAGLTAYDTQRLKNDYIYGYASQGGVVAERASILGALSLYLNFINLFTLLLQLLGQRD, translated from the coding sequence ATGTCGGACCTAGACCGCAACTATTCTTCTCCTTTCGGCCGGGCCGCCGGGCGCGTTGACGCCGCGACCGTCGACGCCGGTCTGCGCGCCTACATGCTGCGCATCTACAACTACATGAGCATTGGCCTGGCCATCACCGGCCTCGCCGCGCTCGGCATCTATATGGCGGCGGTGACCAACGATCCGTCGGCGACCGCCTACCACTTCCGCGATATTTCGCTGACCTCGTTCGGCTACGCGATGTATTTCAGTCCGCTGAAGTGGCTGTTCATGCTCGCGCCGCTCGCGATGGTGTTCGTGATCTCGGCCGGCATCAACCGGCTGCAGCCGGCCGCGGCCCAGATGCTGTTCTGGGTGTTCTCGGCGCTGATGGGCATTTCGCTGTCCTCGATCTTCCTGGTGTATACGCACACCTCGATCGTGCGGGTGTTCTTCATCACCGCGGCGACCTTCGGCGCGCTCAGCCTCTACGGCTACACCACCAGGCGTGACATGAGCGGGATGGGATCCTTTCTGTTCATGGGCCTGATCGGCATCGTCATCGCGAGCCTGGTCAATCTCTTCCTCGCTAGTTCGATGCTGCAGTTCCTGGTGTCGGTGATCGGGGTGCTGGTGTTCGCGGGCCTCACCGCCTACGACACGCAGCGGCTGAAGAACGACTACATCTACGGCTACGCCTCGCAGGGCGGCGTCGTGGCGGAACGCGCCTCCATCCTCGGTGCGCTGTCGCTCTATCTGAACTTCATCAACCTGTTCACGCTGCTGCTGCAGCTGCTGGGCCAGCGCGACTGA
- a CDS encoding heme ABC transporter permease, whose product MTLIDLANPTRFLTLTARVLPWLAGTTAILLAIGLYQSAMAPDDYQQGATVKIMFIHVPNAWLSMFVWGVMSLASLGTLVWRHPLADVAAKAAAPIGASFTFLALVTGSLWGRPMWGTYWEWDARLTSVLILFLMYLGLIALWRAVEDPSRAARAAAVLTLVGAINLPIIKFSVDWWNTLHQPSSVLRMGGPALDRAFLIPLLVMAVAFSLLFLTLHLAAMRNEILRRRVRSLQMMQASRRSA is encoded by the coding sequence ATGACGCTGATCGATCTCGCCAACCCGACCCGGTTCCTGACGCTGACCGCGCGCGTCTTGCCTTGGCTCGCGGGCACAACCGCGATCCTGTTGGCGATCGGTCTCTACCAGTCGGCCATGGCGCCGGACGATTACCAGCAGGGCGCCACCGTCAAGATCATGTTCATCCACGTGCCGAATGCATGGCTTTCGATGTTCGTCTGGGGCGTGATGAGCCTGGCCTCGCTGGGCACGCTGGTGTGGCGGCATCCGCTCGCGGACGTCGCCGCCAAGGCCGCCGCCCCGATCGGGGCCTCCTTCACGTTTCTTGCGCTGGTGACAGGCTCGCTGTGGGGCCGGCCGATGTGGGGCACCTATTGGGAATGGGACGCGCGGCTGACCTCGGTGCTGATCCTGTTTCTGATGTATCTCGGCTTGATCGCGCTATGGCGGGCGGTTGAAGATCCCTCCCGCGCCGCGCGTGCCGCGGCGGTGCTGACGCTGGTCGGCGCCATCAATCTGCCGATCATCAAGTTCTCGGTCGACTGGTGGAACACGCTGCACCAGCCGTCGTCGGTGTTGCGGATGGGCGGGCCCGCGCTCGATCGCGCCTTCCTGATCCCGCTGCTGGTGATGGCGGTAGCGTTCTCGCTGTTATTCCTCACGCTGCATCTGGCGGCGATGCGCAACGAAATCCTGCGCCGCCGGGTGCGCAGCTTGCAGATGATGCAAGCCAGCCGGCGATCGGCGTGA
- the ccmB gene encoding heme exporter protein CcmB has product MTALAALIRRDIAISLRVGGGALIGVLFFLTVVVLMPFAVGPDLALLTRLGPAILWLGALLASLLTLDRLFTADHDDGSLDLIVMGRTPLELACAAKALAHWLAAGLPLVIATPVLGLLLNLDALSTSAVALTLLAGTPALTFTGMIGAALAVTLHRGGLLLAVLVLPLSIPVLIFGVAASQAAISGLSFGAPFSILCALSLISFVIGPFAAAASLRHGLD; this is encoded by the coding sequence GTGACCGCGCTTGCCGCGCTAATCCGGCGAGACATCGCCATCTCGCTGCGAGTCGGCGGCGGGGCGCTGATCGGCGTCCTGTTCTTCCTTACCGTGGTGGTGCTGATGCCGTTCGCGGTCGGCCCCGATCTCGCATTGCTGACGCGGCTCGGACCGGCGATCCTCTGGCTCGGCGCGTTGCTGGCGAGCCTGCTCACCCTCGACCGGCTGTTCACCGCCGATCATGACGACGGCTCGCTCGACCTGATCGTGATGGGCCGCACGCCGCTGGAACTCGCCTGCGCCGCCAAGGCGCTGGCGCACTGGCTGGCCGCCGGGCTGCCGCTGGTGATCGCAACGCCGGTGCTGGGGCTCCTCTTGAACCTCGATGCGCTCTCGACGTCGGCTGTCGCCCTGACGCTGTTGGCGGGAACACCGGCGCTGACCTTCACCGGAATGATCGGCGCCGCTTTGGCCGTGACCCTGCATCGCGGCGGGCTGTTGCTGGCGGTGCTGGTGCTGCCGCTGTCGATACCGGTGCTGATCTTCGGCGTCGCCGCCTCGCAGGCCGCGATATCGGGATTGTCGTTCGGCGCGCCGTTTTCGATCCTGTGCGCGCTGTCGCTGATCAGTTTCGTCATCGGACCGTTCGCCGCCGCCGCCAGCCTGCGGCACGGGCTGGATTGA
- a CDS encoding GNAT family N-acetyltransferase, with translation MHSLEIRPTTAADLPFVTEIYEHAVRHGTATFELIPPDLAEMTRRFDALTDGGFPYFVALLEGRVVGYAYAGAYRPRPAYRFTVENSVYLQPAIHRQGIGLRLLQRLIAESEARGYRQMIAVIGDSANAGSIGVHTKCGFQMIGTHPNVGLKFGRWLDTVMMQLALGDGGTTLPTG, from the coding sequence ATGCACTCGCTCGAAATCAGGCCCACCACCGCGGCCGACCTGCCCTTCGTCACCGAGATCTATGAGCACGCGGTCCGCCACGGCACCGCAACGTTCGAACTGATCCCGCCGGACCTCGCCGAGATGACGCGGCGCTTTGACGCGCTGACGGACGGCGGCTTTCCCTATTTCGTCGCGCTCCTCGAAGGCCGCGTGGTCGGATACGCCTATGCGGGCGCCTACCGGCCGCGGCCGGCCTATCGCTTCACCGTGGAGAATTCGGTCTATCTGCAGCCCGCGATCCACCGGCAGGGCATCGGCCTGCGATTGCTGCAACGGCTGATTGCGGAATCGGAGGCGCGCGGCTACCGGCAGATGATCGCGGTGATCGGCGATTCCGCCAACGCCGGCTCGATCGGAGTGCACACGAAGTGCGGGTTTCAGATGATCGGGACCCACCCCAATGTTGGCTTAAAATTTGGCCGCTGGCTCGACACCGTGATGATGCAGCTTGCCCTCGGCGACGGTGGCACGACGCTGCCGACGGGATGA
- a CDS encoding DUF1223 domain-containing protein, whose product MTTTMAYNLISRWSGTLGVCAIVAIIRPAHADPRAVVELFTSQGCSSCPPADKILGELAKDPSVIAMSMPIDYWDYLGWKDTLADARFSARQKAYSQVRGDREVYTPQAVVNGEVHVIGSDRAGIEDAIDATKKTVGVMSVPVTMTQSGKEINVSVAAASKGPAAMRGEVWICSISKSVPISIGRGENGGHEVTYHNVVRNLLKVGDWNGTAGSWTVPLENISRDGVDGAVVYVQDGSRDKPGAMLGAAITSLH is encoded by the coding sequence ATGACAACGACGATGGCCTATAATCTGATTTCGCGCTGGTCGGGTACGCTTGGCGTCTGCGCGATTGTCGCCATCATCCGTCCGGCCCATGCCGACCCGCGCGCGGTGGTCGAGCTGTTCACATCGCAAGGATGCTCGTCATGCCCGCCCGCCGACAAGATTCTCGGTGAACTCGCCAAGGATCCGTCGGTGATCGCGATGAGCATGCCGATCGATTACTGGGATTATCTTGGCTGGAAGGATACGCTCGCGGATGCGCGGTTCAGCGCCCGCCAGAAGGCGTATTCCCAGGTGCGTGGCGATCGCGAGGTCTACACCCCGCAAGCGGTCGTCAACGGCGAAGTCCATGTGATCGGCAGCGATCGCGCCGGCATCGAGGATGCCATCGACGCCACCAAGAAGACCGTTGGCGTGATGTCGGTACCGGTAACGATGACGCAGTCCGGCAAAGAGATCAACGTTTCGGTCGCTGCCGCCAGCAAGGGGCCGGCGGCGATGCGCGGCGAAGTCTGGATCTGCTCGATCTCGAAATCGGTGCCGATCTCGATCGGGCGGGGCGAGAACGGCGGCCACGAGGTCACCTACCACAATGTGGTGCGCAACCTGCTCAAGGTGGGCGACTGGAACGGAACTGCCGGCAGCTGGACGGTGCCCCTGGAAAATATTTCCCGCGACGGAGTCGATGGCGCGGTGGTCTATGTCCAGGACGGCAGCCGCGACAAGCCCGGCGCGATGCTGGGAGCGGCCATCACTTCGCTGCACTGA
- a CDS encoding DUF2794 domain-containing protein, which yields MSSMSEEADPSEARAAARIAAAGPVPSGVTFNRLELNRILNLYGRMVADGEWRDYAIDFLRERAVFSVFRRASEVPIYRIEKDPRLARKQGMYSVISASGLILRRGHELDRVLLVIDRKLAVV from the coding sequence ATGAGTTCGATGTCGGAGGAAGCCGATCCAAGCGAGGCCCGCGCAGCGGCGCGCATCGCCGCTGCGGGTCCAGTGCCAAGCGGGGTGACGTTCAATCGTCTCGAGCTCAATCGCATCCTGAATTTGTACGGGCGCATGGTCGCCGACGGTGAATGGCGCGACTATGCCATCGATTTCCTCAGGGAGCGCGCGGTATTCTCGGTGTTCCGCCGCGCTTCGGAAGTGCCGATCTACCGCATCGAAAAAGATCCGCGGCTCGCGCGCAAGCAGGGCATGTACAGCGTGATCTCGGCGAGCGGGCTGATCCTGCGCCGTGGCCACGAACTCGACCGCGTGCTGCTGGTGATCGATCGCAAGCTGGCGGTGGTTTGA
- a CDS encoding DsbE family thiol:disulfide interchange protein, with protein MSETSRSGTPPARPTSSRSWLMALPLIAFAALVALFWFRLGTGDPSHIPSALIGHPAPQTPLPPLAGLVDGGAQVPGLDPAIFKGKVSVVNVWASWCIPCHDEAPLLTQLGRDKRLQVIGINYKDAPDNARRFLGRYGNPYGFVGVDGNGRAAIEWGVYGVPETFIVGREGTIVYKMVGPVTSDNINTVLKVEIDKALKAGS; from the coding sequence ATGAGCGAGACATCGAGAAGCGGTACTCCGCCGGCGCGCCCGACTTCAAGCCGATCCTGGCTGATGGCGCTGCCGCTGATCGCCTTCGCGGCGCTGGTCGCGCTGTTCTGGTTCCGCCTAGGCACCGGCGATCCCTCGCATATCCCCTCGGCCCTGATCGGCCATCCGGCGCCGCAGACGCCGCTGCCGCCGCTGGCGGGGCTGGTCGATGGCGGCGCACAGGTGCCGGGGCTCGACCCGGCCATCTTCAAAGGCAAGGTCAGCGTCGTCAACGTCTGGGCTTCGTGGTGCATCCCCTGCCACGATGAGGCGCCGCTGTTGACCCAGCTTGGCCGCGACAAGCGGCTGCAGGTGATCGGCATCAACTACAAGGACGCCCCCGACAATGCGCGGCGCTTCCTCGGCCGCTACGGCAACCCCTACGGCTTCGTCGGCGTCGACGGCAACGGCCGCGCCGCGATCGAATGGGGCGTCTATGGCGTGCCCGAGACCTTCATCGTCGGCCGCGAAGGCACCATCGTCTACAAGATGGTCGGCCCGGTGACATCGGATAATATCAACACCGTGCTCAAGGTCGAGATCGACAAGGCGCTCAAGGCGGGGTCGTAG
- a CDS encoding septation protein A — protein sequence MDKTTPHPLLKLLTELGPLLVFFGANARFGLFAATGAFMVAIVAAIVASYVVTRHVPLMALVTGVVVIVFGTLTLVLHDETFIKVKPTIIYGLFAAILGGGLLFGRSFIAIMFDQMFNLTPRGWRILTARWALFFLGMAILNEIIWRTQSTDFWVAFKAFGVIPLTMIFAIAQMPLTKRYHLEPASLEASDAAEGDVSKG from the coding sequence ATGGACAAAACGACGCCGCATCCACTGCTCAAGCTCTTGACCGAGCTTGGTCCGCTCCTGGTGTTTTTCGGCGCCAACGCCAGGTTCGGCCTGTTCGCCGCCACCGGCGCCTTCATGGTAGCGATCGTGGCCGCGATCGTCGCGTCCTATGTGGTGACGCGGCATGTGCCGCTGATGGCGTTGGTTACCGGCGTCGTCGTCATCGTGTTCGGCACGCTGACGCTGGTGCTGCACGACGAGACCTTCATCAAGGTCAAGCCCACCATCATTTACGGCCTGTTCGCCGCGATCCTCGGCGGCGGGCTGTTGTTCGGCCGCTCCTTCATCGCGATCATGTTCGACCAGATGTTCAACCTGACGCCGCGGGGCTGGCGCATCCTCACCGCGCGCTGGGCGCTGTTCTTTTTGGGAATGGCGATCCTGAACGAGATCATCTGGCGCACCCAGAGCACCGATTTCTGGGTCGCCTTCAAGGCGTTCGGCGTGATTCCGCTGACCATGATCTTCGCGATCGCGCAGATGCCGCTGACCAAGCGCTATCATCTGGAGCCGGCGTCGCTGGAAGCGAGCGACGCGGCGGAGGGGGATGTGAGCAAGGGCTAA
- the ccmD gene encoding heme exporter protein CcmD yields the protein MWLGPYTSFIVTSYVLVTAVVLVLIAWIAIDYRRQKSRLRELDASGVVRRSGRSAVDMK from the coding sequence ATGTGGCTCGGTCCCTACACTTCCTTCATCGTGACCTCCTATGTGCTGGTCACAGCAGTGGTGCTTGTTCTTATTGCCTGGATCGCAATCGATTATCGCCGCCAGAAGTCGCGCCTGCGCGAGCTCGACGCGTCGGGCGTGGTCAGGCGTTCCGGGCGCAGCGCGGTGGATATGAAATGA
- the ccmA gene encoding heme ABC exporter ATP-binding protein CcmA has translation MRLSGRGVTCVRGGRDVFSGLDFEASSGEALAIIGANGSGKTSLLRMIAGLLAIAGGSIGLEGGEAELTLPEQAHYLGHRDALKPALSVLENLSFWRDFLGGERSDTREGLEESLAAVGLDHAVSLPAAYLSAGQRRRLSIARLLTVRRPIWLLDEPTNALDVGGQSLFASLMGDHLRTGGLIVAATHAPLGLAARELRIGGVS, from the coding sequence ATGCGGCTCTCGGGACGTGGCGTCACGTGTGTGAGAGGCGGCCGGGACGTGTTCTCGGGCCTCGATTTCGAGGCTTCCTCGGGCGAGGCGCTGGCCATCATCGGCGCCAATGGATCGGGAAAGACCTCGTTGTTGCGAATGATTGCCGGCCTTCTGGCGATCGCCGGCGGTTCGATCGGCCTGGAAGGCGGCGAGGCCGAGCTGACGCTGCCCGAACAGGCCCATTATCTCGGGCACCGCGACGCGCTGAAGCCTGCGCTGAGCGTCCTTGAAAACCTGTCCTTCTGGCGGGATTTTCTCGGCGGCGAGCGCTCCGACACCAGGGAAGGGCTCGAGGAGAGCCTTGCGGCGGTTGGGCTCGACCATGCGGTTTCCCTGCCGGCGGCCTATCTGTCGGCCGGCCAGCGGCGGCGGCTCTCGATCGCCCGGCTTTTGACCGTCCGGCGCCCGATCTGGCTGCTCGACGAGCCCACCAACGCCCTCGATGTCGGCGGCCAAAGCCTGTTTGCAAGCCTGATGGGCGATCACCTCAGGACCGGCGGCCTGATCGTCGCCGCCACCCACGCGCCGCTGGGCCTTGCCGCGCGCGAATTGCGGATCGGGGGCGTGTCGTGA
- the acnA gene encoding aconitate hydratase AcnA: MTSLDSFKSQKTLKVGGKTYVYYSLPAAEKNGLKGISKLPYSMKVLLENLLRNEDGRTVKKEDIVAVSKWLRKRKLEHEIAFRPARVLMQDFTGVPAVVDLAAMRNAMQALGGDAEKINPLVPVDLVIDHSVIVNFFGDNKAFGKNVVEEYKQNQERYEFLKWGQKAFSNFSVVPPGTGICHQVNLEYLAQTVWTRKEKMTVGKKKGTFEVAYPDSLVGTDSHTTMVNGLAVLGWGVGGIEAEACMLGQPLSMLLPEVVGFKLKGQMKEGVTATDLVLTVTQMLRKQGVVGKFVEFYGPGLDYLSVADKATIGNMAPEYGATCGFFPVDAETIDYLKTSGRKSDRVALVTAYAKAQGLFRTAKSPDPVFTEKLILDLGDVVPSMAGPKRPEGRVALPAVAEGFSAAMTSEYKKAADASTRYAVENRNFDLGHGDVVIAAITSCTNTSNPSVLIGAGLLARNAAAKGLTAKPWVKTSLAPGSQVVAEYLSNSGLQLELDKVGFNLVGFGCTTCIGNSGPLPEDISKSINDNGIVAAAVLSGNRNFEGRVSPDVQANYLASPPLVVAYALAGTVTKNLAVEPIGTGKDGKPVYLKDIWPTTKEINAFMKKYVTSAIFKKRYADVFKGDTNWRKIKTVESETYRWNMSSTYVQNPPYFEGMKKEPDPIVDVVDARILAMFGDKITTDHISPAGSIKLTSPAGKYLSEHQVRPADFNQYGTRRGNHEIMMRGTFANIRIKNFMLKGADGNIPEGGLTKHWPDGEQMSIYEAAIKYQAERVPLVVFAGAEYGNGSSRDWAAKGTRLLGVRAVICQSFERIHRSNLVGMGVLPLTFEDGASWQSIGLKGDEKVTIRGLQGDLKPRQKLIAEIVSGDGSLQRISLLCRIDTLDELDYYRNGGILHYVLRKLAA; encoded by the coding sequence ATGACCTCGCTCGACAGCTTCAAAAGCCAGAAGACCCTCAAGGTCGGCGGCAAGACCTATGTCTATTACAGCCTGCCCGCCGCCGAGAAGAACGGTCTGAAGGGAATCTCCAAGCTGCCCTATTCGATGAAGGTGCTCTTGGAAAACCTGCTGCGCAACGAAGATGGGCGCACCGTCAAGAAGGAAGACATCGTCGCGGTCTCGAAATGGCTGAGGAAGCGCAAGCTCGAGCATGAAATCGCATTCCGTCCGGCGCGGGTCCTGATGCAGGACTTCACCGGTGTGCCGGCGGTGGTCGATCTCGCGGCGATGCGCAACGCGATGCAGGCGCTCGGCGGCGACGCCGAAAAGATCAATCCGCTGGTGCCGGTCGATCTCGTCATCGACCACTCCGTGATCGTGAACTTCTTCGGCGACAACAAGGCGTTCGGCAAGAACGTGGTCGAGGAATACAAGCAGAACCAGGAACGCTACGAGTTCCTGAAATGGGGCCAGAAGGCGTTTTCGAATTTCTCCGTGGTGCCGCCCGGCACCGGCATCTGCCATCAGGTCAATCTCGAATATCTCGCGCAGACGGTCTGGACCCGCAAGGAGAAGATGACGGTCGGCAAGAAGAAAGGCACCTTCGAGGTCGCCTATCCGGACTCGCTGGTCGGCACCGATTCGCACACCACGATGGTCAACGGCCTCGCCGTGCTCGGCTGGGGTGTCGGCGGCATCGAGGCCGAAGCCTGCATGCTCGGCCAGCCGCTGTCGATGCTGCTGCCGGAAGTGGTCGGCTTCAAGCTCAAGGGCCAGATGAAGGAAGGCGTCACCGCCACCGACCTGGTACTGACGGTCACACAGATGCTGCGCAAGCAGGGCGTGGTCGGAAAATTCGTGGAATTCTACGGTCCCGGCCTCGACTATCTCTCGGTCGCGGACAAGGCGACCATCGGCAACATGGCGCCGGAATATGGCGCGACCTGCGGCTTCTTCCCGGTCGACGCCGAGACCATCGATTATCTCAAGACCTCCGGCCGCAAGTCCGACCGCGTCGCGCTTGTGACCGCCTACGCCAAGGCGCAGGGCCTGTTCCGTACCGCCAAGTCGCCCGATCCGGTCTTCACCGAAAAATTGATCCTCGATCTCGGCGACGTGGTGCCGTCGATGGCCGGACCGAAGCGGCCCGAAGGCCGTGTCGCGCTGCCCGCCGTGGCCGAGGGCTTTTCCGCGGCGATGACGAGCGAGTACAAGAAGGCCGCCGATGCATCGACGCGCTATGCGGTGGAGAACCGCAATTTCGATCTCGGCCATGGCGATGTGGTGATCGCGGCGATCACCTCCTGCACCAACACCTCCAATCCGAGCGTCCTGATCGGTGCCGGACTTCTGGCCCGCAATGCCGCGGCCAAGGGCCTGACCGCAAAGCCCTGGGTGAAAACCTCGCTGGCGCCGGGCAGCCAGGTGGTGGCGGAATATCTTTCCAATTCCGGCCTGCAGCTCGAGCTCGACAAGGTCGGCTTCAACCTGGTCGGTTTCGGCTGCACCACCTGCATCGGCAATTCCGGACCGCTGCCGGAAGATATTTCGAAGTCGATCAACGACAACGGCATCGTTGCTGCCGCCGTGCTGTCGGGTAACCGCAATTTCGAAGGCCGCGTCAGCCCCGATGTGCAGGCCAATTATCTCGCTTCGCCGCCGCTGGTCGTGGCCTATGCGCTGGCGGGAACGGTGACCAAGAATCTGGCCGTCGAGCCGATCGGGACCGGCAAGGACGGCAAGCCGGTGTACCTCAAGGACATCTGGCCGACGACGAAAGAGATCAACGCCTTCATGAAGAAATACGTCACCTCGGCGATCTTCAAGAAGCGCTATGCCGACGTATTCAAGGGCGACACCAACTGGCGCAAGATCAAGACTGTGGAGAGCGAAACCTATCGCTGGAACATGAGTTCGACCTATGTGCAGAACCCGCCTTATTTCGAAGGCATGAAGAAGGAGCCGGATCCGATCGTCGATGTGGTCGATGCGCGGATTCTGGCGATGTTCGGCGACAAGATCACCACCGACCACATCTCGCCGGCCGGCTCGATCAAGCTGACCTCGCCCGCGGGCAAATATCTGTCGGAACATCAGGTGCGTCCGGCCGACTTCAATCAATACGGCACGCGGCGCGGCAATCACGAAATCATGATGCGCGGCACCTTCGCCAATATCCGCATCAAGAATTTCATGCTGAAGGGCGCCGACGGCAATATCCCCGAGGGCGGCCTGACCAAGCACTGGCCCGACGGCGAGCAGATGTCGATCTACGAAGCGGCGATAAAGTATCAGGCCGAGCGGGTGCCGCTGGTGGTCTTCGCCGGCGCCGAATACGGCAATGGCTCGTCGCGGGACTGGGCCGCGAAGGGAACGCGGCTGCTCGGCGTTCGCGCGGTGATCTGCCAGAGTTTCGAGCGCATCCATCGCTCCAACCTCGTCGGTATGGGCGTGCTGCCGCTGACCTTCGAGGACGGCGCCTCCTGGCAGTCGATCGGCCTGAAGGGCGATGAGAAGGTGACGATCCGTGGCTTGCAGGGCGACCTCAAGCCGCGCCAGAAGCTGATCGCGGAGATCGTGTCGGGCGACGGCTCGCTGCAGCGCATTTCGCTGCTATGCCGGATCGATACGCTCGACGAGCTCGATTACTATCGAAACGGCGGCATCCTGCATTATGTGCTGCGCAAACTTGCGGCGTGA